The Streptomyces sp. NL15-2K genome contains a region encoding:
- a CDS encoding aminotransferase class V-fold PLP-dependent enzyme: MSVSTAAAAQTICTPLSVLGRDVTVPLVTGGEVTYAALDYAASAPALQRVWDDVAAYAPYYGSVHRGAGYLSQLSTDLFENSRRTVAEFLDCREDDQVVFTRSTTDSLNLLAAALPADCQVFVFETEHHASLLPWQDARVTYLDAPRTPRQAVETLERALADRTASVQEGHGPALVCVTGASNVTGELWPVRELAAAAHAHGARIVLDAAQLAPHHPVSVRDLDVDWAAFSGHKLYAPFGSGVLAGRADWLRAAEPYLAGGGASRKVARRADGGVDVEWHESAARHEAGSPNVIGAYSIASACKALTEAGFDTLVAREEHLIRKVREGLAEVPEVRVLSLFGDDAPRVGVISFVVEGWNSSHLAAALSAEYGIGVRDGLFCAHPLLRTLLGSDPQTQGECGAPEAAPGEKSLNAIRVSFGAGTPDEHVERFVNAVKELVRNGARWNYRTEDGRCVPDTSA; encoded by the coding sequence ATGTCCGTCTCCACCGCTGCCGCCGCCCAGACCATTTGCACCCCCCTGTCCGTTCTCGGCCGGGATGTCACCGTCCCGCTCGTCACCGGCGGGGAGGTCACCTACGCCGCGCTCGACTACGCCGCCAGCGCGCCGGCGCTCCAGCGCGTGTGGGACGACGTCGCCGCGTACGCCCCCTACTACGGCAGCGTCCACCGGGGTGCCGGATACCTGTCCCAGCTCTCCACCGACCTCTTCGAGAACTCCCGCAGGACCGTCGCCGAGTTCCTGGACTGCCGGGAGGACGACCAGGTGGTCTTCACCCGGTCCACCACCGACTCCCTCAACCTGCTCGCCGCCGCCCTCCCGGCCGACTGCCAGGTCTTCGTCTTCGAGACCGAGCACCACGCCTCGCTGCTGCCCTGGCAGGACGCCCGCGTCACCTACCTCGACGCCCCGCGCACCCCGCGCCAGGCCGTCGAGACCCTGGAGCGCGCCCTCGCCGACCGCACCGCATCTGTTCAAGAGGGCCACGGCCCGGCCCTGGTCTGCGTGACCGGCGCCTCGAACGTCACGGGCGAGCTGTGGCCCGTACGGGAGCTGGCCGCGGCGGCCCACGCGCACGGCGCCCGGATCGTCCTGGACGCCGCCCAACTCGCCCCGCACCACCCGGTGTCCGTCCGTGACCTCGACGTCGACTGGGCCGCCTTCTCCGGGCACAAGCTGTACGCCCCCTTCGGCTCCGGTGTCCTGGCCGGACGTGCCGACTGGCTGCGCGCGGCCGAGCCGTACCTCGCGGGCGGCGGCGCCAGCCGCAAGGTCGCGCGGCGCGCGGACGGGGGAGTGGACGTGGAGTGGCACGAGAGCGCCGCCCGCCACGAGGCCGGCTCACCCAACGTCATCGGCGCCTACTCCATCGCCTCCGCCTGCAAGGCGCTGACGGAGGCGGGTTTCGACACGCTGGTCGCCCGTGAGGAGCACCTGATCCGCAAGGTACGGGAAGGCCTCGCCGAGGTTCCGGAAGTCAGGGTCCTGTCCCTCTTCGGCGACGACGCCCCCCGCGTCGGCGTGATCTCCTTCGTCGTCGAGGGCTGGAACAGCTCCCACCTCGCCGCCGCGCTCTCCGCCGAGTACGGCATCGGCGTCCGCGACGGCCTCTTCTGCGCCCATCCCCTCCTGCGCACCCTGCTCGGCAGCGATCCGCAGACCCAGGGCGAGTGCGGTGCCCCCGAAGCCGCACCCGGCGAGAAGTCCCTCAACGCCATCCGCGTCAGCTTCGGCGCGGGGACGCCGGACGAGCACGTGGAGCGGTTCGTGAACGCCGTGAAGGAGCTCGTGCGGAACGGCGCCCGGTGGAACTACCGCACGGAGGACGGCCGTTGCGTCCCGGACACCTCCGCCTGA
- a CDS encoding NYN domain-containing protein — MVETAGGGPGDGTAEVLDRPLPDGVRRRVVQIVSDGFGGLTVAELPPQLRQYARFAPNRRAKFAGNAMAAALETDPLFRQRIGEKFREAQPELSGALDSGSPPPAADPLDVAAAAYVLRPTGWVKLVTAAGEEAQRAHAERADEETRAELERLREELGRAREHTRAETERLRTELDSAKKEAESLHRKLRSALSDVKRGEAALRKVQAELEAVRAEGHAQVSAAESETRRLKARLGEAEAALEATRKAAREGRSVEDMRVRLLLDTLLDATQGLRRELALPPVSVRPAETVDAVEPGRMTPKDIAARALSENDPAIIDQLLALPQAHLVVDGYNVTKTGYPQMPLEKQRLRLLGQLSQLAAQTGAEVTCVFDGAELAAPVLLAPPRGVRVLFSKPGITADELIRQLVRAEPPGRPVIVASTDREVADGVARAGARPVASAVLLKRLS, encoded by the coding sequence ATGGTGGAGACCGCGGGCGGGGGGCCGGGCGACGGCACCGCTGAGGTGCTCGACCGTCCGCTGCCCGACGGCGTGCGCCGCAGGGTCGTCCAGATCGTCTCGGACGGTTTCGGCGGCCTCACCGTCGCCGAACTGCCACCCCAGCTCAGACAGTACGCCCGGTTCGCACCGAACCGGCGGGCCAAGTTCGCCGGCAACGCCATGGCCGCGGCACTGGAGACCGATCCCCTGTTCCGGCAGCGCATCGGGGAGAAGTTCAGAGAGGCCCAGCCGGAGCTCTCCGGGGCTCTCGACTCCGGCTCGCCGCCCCCGGCCGCGGACCCGCTCGACGTGGCGGCCGCGGCCTACGTACTACGGCCCACCGGCTGGGTGAAGCTCGTGACCGCGGCCGGCGAGGAGGCCCAGCGGGCCCACGCCGAACGCGCCGACGAGGAGACCCGTGCCGAGCTGGAGCGGCTGCGCGAGGAGCTCGGCCGGGCCCGTGAGCACACCCGGGCCGAGACGGAGCGGCTGCGCACCGAGCTGGATTCGGCCAAGAAGGAAGCCGAATCGCTGCACCGCAAGCTGCGCTCGGCCCTCAGCGACGTCAAGCGCGGCGAGGCGGCGCTGCGCAAGGTGCAGGCCGAGCTCGAGGCCGTACGGGCGGAGGGGCACGCGCAGGTGTCGGCCGCCGAGAGCGAGACCCGGCGGCTGAAGGCGCGGCTCGGGGAGGCGGAGGCCGCCCTGGAGGCCACGCGCAAAGCGGCGCGCGAGGGGCGCAGTGTCGAGGACATGCGCGTCCGGCTGCTCCTTGACACCCTCCTCGACGCCACCCAAGGGCTGCGGCGGGAACTGGCGCTGCCGCCCGTTTCCGTACGGCCTGCGGAGACCGTCGACGCCGTCGAACCGGGACGTATGACACCGAAGGACATCGCCGCGCGGGCCCTGTCCGAGAACGACCCCGCGATCATCGACCAGCTCCTCGCCCTGCCGCAGGCCCACCTGGTCGTCGACGGCTACAACGTCACCAAGACCGGCTATCCCCAGATGCCCCTGGAGAAGCAGCGGCTCAGGCTCCTCGGGCAGCTCTCGCAGCTCGCCGCGCAGACCGGCGCCGAGGTGACCTGCGTCTTCGACGGGGCCGAGCTGGCCGCGCCGGTGCTGCTCGCGCCGCCGCGCGGGGTGCGCGTGCTGTTCTCCAAACCGGGCATCACGGCCGACGAGTTGATCCGCCAGCTGGTGCGCGCGGAGCCGCCCGGCCGCCCGGTCATCGTCGCCTCGACCGACCGCGAGGTGGCCGACGGAGTGGCCCGCGCGGGCGCACGTCCGGTCGCTTCTGCGGTACTTCTCAAGCGACTGTCCTGA
- the trpD gene encoding anthranilate phosphoribosyltransferase, translating into MSAVTPAGGDTAAGRSWPEVLSALLGGQDLSAGDTAWAMDRFMSGEATDAQIAGFMVALRAKGETVEEINGLVEAMYAHAQPLSIPGPAVDIVGTGGDRAKTVNISTMSAIVIAGTGAKVVKHGNRASSSASGSSDVLEKLGINLDLSPERVARVVEEAGITFCFAAKFHPSMRFVGAVRRDLGIPTSFNLLGPLTNPARVTASAIGCFDTRMAGLMAGVLAERGSSALVFRGDDGLDELTTTATSRVWIVRDGKVTDEAFDPRDVGLELVPVQALRGADASYNAEVARRLLDGETGPVRDAVLLNSAAALVALEPTGAPLVDQIRDGMEKAVESIDSGAAKLTLERWVAASNV; encoded by the coding sequence ATGAGCGCTGTGACCCCCGCTGGAGGCGACACCGCGGCGGGCCGTTCCTGGCCCGAGGTGCTGAGCGCGCTGCTCGGCGGACAGGACCTGAGCGCCGGTGACACGGCCTGGGCGATGGACCGTTTCATGAGCGGCGAGGCCACGGACGCCCAGATCGCGGGCTTCATGGTGGCGTTGCGCGCCAAGGGCGAGACGGTCGAGGAGATCAACGGACTCGTCGAGGCGATGTACGCGCACGCGCAGCCGCTGAGCATCCCGGGGCCGGCCGTCGACATCGTCGGCACGGGCGGCGACCGGGCCAAGACGGTCAACATCTCGACGATGTCCGCCATCGTGATCGCCGGGACCGGGGCGAAGGTCGTCAAGCACGGCAACCGGGCGTCGTCCTCGGCGAGCGGGTCGTCCGACGTGCTGGAGAAGCTCGGCATCAACCTGGACCTGTCGCCCGAACGGGTGGCGCGGGTGGTGGAGGAGGCCGGGATCACCTTCTGCTTCGCGGCCAAGTTCCATCCCTCGATGCGGTTCGTCGGCGCGGTCAGACGGGACCTGGGGATTCCCACCTCGTTCAACCTCCTCGGCCCGCTGACCAACCCCGCCCGGGTCACCGCCTCGGCGATCGGCTGCTTCGACACCCGGATGGCGGGGCTCATGGCCGGCGTACTGGCCGAGCGCGGTTCGTCCGCGCTGGTGTTCCGCGGCGACGACGGCCTCGACGAACTGACGACCACGGCCACCTCCCGGGTGTGGATCGTGCGCGACGGCAAGGTCACCGATGAGGCCTTCGACCCGCGCGACGTCGGCCTCGAACTGGTCCCGGTTCAGGCGCTGCGGGGCGCGGACGCCTCCTACAACGCCGAGGTCGCGCGACGGCTGCTGGACGGCGAGACGGGCCCGGTGCGGGACGCCGTCCTCCTGAACTCGGCGGCGGCGCTGGTGGCGTTGGAGCCGACCGGGGCGCCGCTCGTGGACCAGATCCGCGACGGCATGGAGAAGGCCGTGGAGTCGATCGACTCGGGAGCGGCGAAGCTGACGCTGGAGCGCTGGGTGGCGGCCAGCAACGTGTAG
- a CDS encoding rhomboid family intramembrane serine protease yields the protein MIRNWSVTVGRASRAVREASAPVTYGLIALCCLIFLIGPASGLNPVYGTGDGLLAAQRAYFHRWGVVPAELFEGSARAALTPATALFVHGSWVHLLGNMLFLYVFGVMTEERMGRVQFTLFHVGCGYLALLGYAAANAGSEQSLVGASGAISAVLGAFLYLFPGARVTSLLPFLFFLPLRFPAWLVLPFWAALQWLAAGRAGQGPGVAYLAHLLGFGLGFCCAWARFGRTTRVKAAPAPAPEGENQP from the coding sequence ATGATCCGTAACTGGAGCGTGACGGTCGGCCGGGCGAGCAGAGCCGTCCGGGAGGCGTCGGCGCCGGTGACGTACGGACTGATCGCCCTGTGCTGCCTGATCTTCCTGATCGGCCCGGCGTCGGGACTCAATCCGGTGTACGGCACCGGCGACGGGCTGCTCGCCGCCCAGCGGGCCTATTTCCACCGGTGGGGGGTGGTCCCCGCCGAACTCTTCGAGGGCTCGGCCCGCGCCGCCCTCACCCCCGCCACGGCCCTCTTCGTCCACGGCAGCTGGGTCCACCTGCTGGGCAACATGCTCTTCCTCTACGTCTTCGGCGTGATGACCGAGGAACGGATGGGCCGCGTCCAGTTCACCCTCTTCCACGTCGGCTGCGGCTACCTGGCCCTGCTGGGCTACGCGGCGGCCAACGCCGGCTCCGAGCAATCGCTGGTCGGCGCCTCCGGGGCGATCTCCGCGGTCCTCGGCGCGTTCCTGTACCTGTTCCCCGGAGCACGGGTGACCAGTCTCCTGCCGTTCCTGTTCTTCCTGCCCCTGCGCTTCCCGGCCTGGCTCGTCCTGCCTTTCTGGGCGGCCCTGCAGTGGCTGGCGGCGGGGCGGGCGGGCCAGGGTCCGGGGGTGGCGTACCTGGCGCACCTCCTGGGGTTCGGCCTGGGCTTCTGCTGCGCGTGGGCCCGTTTCGGGCGGACGACTAGAGTGAAGGCCGCCCCAGCTCCGGCCCCCGAGGGAGAGAACCAGCCGTGA
- a CDS encoding response regulator transcription factor — translation MNRILIVEDEERIASFVEKGLRANGFTTTVAADGDAGYEYALTGGFDLVVLDIGLPSQDGFTVLRQLREARVTVPVIVLTARDSVRDTVAGLEGGADDWMTKPFRFEELLARVRLRLRTAAGAPEVTVLRSGSLSLDLRTRRARAGDRTVDLTAREFVLLELFLRHPGQVLSREQILSHVWGYDFDPGSNIVDVYVRTLRKKLGAERVETVRGMGYRLPA, via the coding sequence ATGAACCGCATCCTCATCGTCGAGGACGAGGAGCGCATCGCCTCCTTCGTGGAGAAGGGTCTGCGCGCCAACGGCTTCACCACCACCGTCGCCGCCGACGGCGACGCGGGCTACGAGTACGCCCTGACCGGCGGTTTCGACCTGGTCGTCCTGGACATCGGCCTGCCGAGCCAGGACGGCTTCACGGTGCTGCGGCAGCTGCGCGAGGCCCGGGTGACGGTCCCGGTGATCGTGCTGACCGCGCGGGACTCCGTACGCGACACGGTGGCAGGCCTGGAGGGCGGCGCCGACGACTGGATGACCAAGCCGTTCCGCTTCGAGGAACTGCTCGCCCGGGTGCGCCTCAGGCTGCGTACGGCGGCCGGGGCGCCCGAGGTGACGGTGCTCAGGTCGGGTTCGCTGAGCCTGGACCTGCGGACGCGGAGGGCTCGGGCCGGGGACCGGACCGTCGACCTGACGGCCCGTGAGTTCGTGCTCCTGGAACTGTTCCTGCGGCATCCAGGACAGGTGCTGTCCCGGGAGCAGATCCTGTCGCACGTGTGGGGCTACGACTTCGACCCCGGGTCCAACATCGTGGACGTCTACGTGCGCACGCTGCGCAAGAAGCTCGGTGCCGAGCGGGTGGAGACGGTACGGGGAATGGGGTACCGGCTGCCCGCGTGA
- a CDS encoding SLC13 family permease, giving the protein MTLNLRLTVTLCVALSLCALLAVPGNFPGLGGDARLTLAVFALATCAWIGTPIDDTYIALGAGLALTVTGVISSDTLFGTLGDSTVWLLICAFVLAAAVARTGLAGRAAAFLVGGARTVRQLVHLTTASLVVTAFAVPATSGRAALALPVFLALAKVLADRKRLVVMLALLFPTVILLSAVATLIGAGAHLITVSVLWEATGEQVGFTQWLLLGLPLAVASSHLAAELVLLTTTRRADRLGPVHITPEQIQQYSESPVTGPWTQAEKRCALLMATVVLLWCSEPLHRVPPAVVALIGAVVASSPALGTVRLKDALKTVPWSLLLFMAATMAMGVALADSGAAGWLVSGLPTGGAPVLFLAIVVAVSTAAHLVLQSRSARSSVLVPLVVAASVGVGVNPVAAALASTAAAGFCHTLPASAKPVTLFAEIPGTPTYTPRDLLRLSALLAPVTAALVLLFAVAVWPLLGVSVTR; this is encoded by the coding sequence GTGACCCTGAATCTCCGACTGACCGTCACCCTGTGCGTGGCGCTGTCCCTCTGCGCGCTGCTCGCGGTTCCCGGCAACTTCCCCGGCCTCGGCGGCGACGCCCGGCTGACCCTCGCCGTGTTCGCGCTGGCGACCTGCGCCTGGATCGGTACGCCGATCGACGACACGTACATCGCGCTGGGCGCCGGACTCGCCCTGACGGTGACCGGTGTGATCAGCAGCGACACACTGTTCGGCACGCTCGGCGACTCGACGGTGTGGCTGCTGATCTGCGCCTTCGTGCTGGCGGCCGCGGTGGCCCGGACCGGGCTCGCGGGCCGGGCGGCGGCGTTCCTGGTCGGCGGGGCGCGCACCGTACGGCAGCTGGTGCACCTGACGACGGCCTCGCTGGTCGTCACGGCGTTCGCGGTGCCCGCCACCTCGGGCCGGGCCGCGCTGGCGCTGCCGGTGTTCCTCGCCCTCGCCAAGGTCCTCGCCGACCGGAAGCGACTGGTCGTGATGCTGGCGCTGCTGTTTCCGACCGTGATCCTGCTGTCCGCGGTGGCGACCCTGATCGGCGCGGGCGCGCATCTGATCACCGTGTCGGTGCTGTGGGAGGCGACCGGGGAGCAGGTCGGCTTCACCCAGTGGCTGCTGCTGGGCCTGCCGCTGGCGGTGGCGTCCTCCCATCTGGCCGCCGAGCTGGTGCTGCTGACGACGACCCGGCGCGCGGACCGCCTCGGCCCGGTCCACATCACCCCGGAGCAGATCCAGCAGTACAGCGAGAGCCCGGTCACCGGACCCTGGACGCAGGCCGAGAAGCGCTGCGCCCTGCTGATGGCCACGGTCGTCCTGCTGTGGTGCAGCGAGCCGCTGCACCGGGTGCCGCCCGCGGTCGTCGCGCTGATCGGCGCGGTCGTCGCCTCCTCCCCCGCCCTGGGCACCGTACGCCTGAAGGACGCGCTGAAGACCGTCCCCTGGTCGCTGCTGCTGTTCATGGCGGCGACGATGGCGATGGGCGTGGCGCTCGCCGACTCGGGAGCGGCAGGGTGGCTGGTCTCCGGGCTGCCGACGGGTGGCGCCCCGGTGCTGTTCCTGGCGATCGTGGTCGCGGTCAGTACGGCGGCCCACCTGGTCCTGCAGTCCCGTTCCGCCCGCTCCTCGGTCCTGGTCCCGCTGGTGGTGGCCGCCTCCGTCGGCGTCGGGGTCAACCCGGTCGCGGCCGCGCTCGCCTCCACCGCCGCCGCGGGGTTCTGCCACACCCTGCCCGCCTCCGCGAAGCCGGTCACGCTGTTCGCGGAGATCCCCGGCACCCCGACCTACACCCCACGCGACCTGTTGCGCCTGTCCGCCCTCCTGGCACCGGTGACCGCCGCGCTCGTCCTGCTCTTCGCCGTCGCGGTGTGGCCGCTGCTCGGCGTGTCCGTCACCCGTTAA
- a CDS encoding Lrp/AsnC ligand binding domain-containing protein — protein sequence MITAIVLIKTSVDRIPEIAESIAALESVSEVFSVTGTYDLIAMVRVKQHEDLAEVIPGRISKIPGVEGTDTHVAFRTYSQHDLEAAFAIGLDS from the coding sequence GTGATCACCGCGATCGTTCTGATCAAGACCAGCGTGGACCGGATTCCCGAGATCGCGGAGTCGATCGCGGCGCTGGAGAGCGTCAGCGAGGTGTTCTCCGTGACCGGTACGTACGACCTGATCGCCATGGTCCGGGTCAAGCAGCACGAGGACCTCGCAGAGGTCATCCCCGGGCGGATCAGCAAGATCCCCGGCGTGGAGGGAACGGACACGCACGTGGCGTTCCGCACGTACTCGCAGCACGACCTGGAGGCGGCGTTCGCGATCGGCCTCGACAGCTGA
- a CDS encoding small secreted hydrophilic protein: MVFSRRMAALAAVVMIPLGIAATSFALSDSPEAPKVPRQVELDSGSPSPTPTPTRPAPTPGDEVVSRPPVTDSPPGDDDDDDRGQRGGDDGVGDDRGPGDDN; encoded by the coding sequence ATGGTCTTCTCTCGCCGGATGGCGGCCCTGGCCGCCGTCGTGATGATCCCCCTCGGTATCGCCGCGACCAGTTTCGCGCTCTCCGACAGCCCCGAGGCGCCGAAGGTTCCGCGGCAGGTGGAGCTGGACAGCGGCTCGCCCTCGCCGACGCCGACGCCCACCCGGCCCGCGCCGACACCGGGCGACGAGGTCGTGTCGCGGCCTCCGGTGACCGACAGCCCTCCGGGTGATGACGATGACGACGACCGCGGCCAGAGGGGCGGAGATGACGGAGTCGGGGACGACCGCGGACCCGGCGACGACAACTGA
- a CDS encoding HAMP domain-containing sensor histidine kinase yields MTESGTTADPATTTDGPRRRVSARVRILLWLLLVMAVALTSVATVTRSILLREADQRINRLLAQEAGEFTNFEERGTDPETGGPFTDPARLLRTFLVRQYADPDEELIGLVGGAGQDPTQIIQPRDLSGVLPLHEDAAARRRIFDSPAPSGVVHRPSGEIRWAKVAIARPGGEPDAAFVVAFHPGGELGRADEVFRILLAISAVALLLTTGIGWAVAGRILKPVRLVRVTAAELTERDLTRRIPVHGRDDIAALAETFNAMLDRLERAFAAQREFVDDAGHELRTPITIVRGHLELMGDDPAEREETVRLVTDELDRMSRIVEDLLLLAKTERPDFVTPEPVQLAELTADVYVKARTLGDRDWQLAEVADREAELDPQRITQAMVQLAQNAVQHTTPGQTIRVGSRTDGSRIELYVADSGPGVQPQDADVIFERFRRGTARRGTRGSGAGLGLSIVKAIAEGHGGRVRLHDTEGGGATFVLILEEARP; encoded by the coding sequence ATGACGGAGTCGGGGACGACCGCGGACCCGGCGACGACAACTGACGGCCCGCGCCGGCGGGTCTCCGCCCGGGTCCGCATCCTGCTGTGGCTGCTGCTGGTCATGGCGGTGGCGCTCACGTCGGTGGCCACGGTCACGCGGTCGATCCTGCTGCGGGAGGCCGACCAGCGGATCAACCGTCTGCTCGCCCAGGAGGCCGGTGAGTTCACCAACTTCGAGGAGCGGGGCACCGACCCCGAGACCGGCGGCCCGTTCACCGATCCGGCCCGGCTGCTGCGGACCTTCCTGGTGCGGCAGTACGCCGATCCGGACGAGGAGCTGATCGGCCTGGTGGGCGGGGCGGGCCAGGACCCGACGCAGATCATCCAGCCGCGCGACCTGAGCGGTGTCCTGCCGCTGCACGAGGACGCCGCAGCCCGGCGCCGTATCTTCGACTCGCCCGCCCCCTCCGGCGTCGTGCACCGGCCGTCGGGCGAGATCCGGTGGGCCAAGGTCGCCATCGCCCGGCCAGGCGGCGAGCCGGACGCCGCGTTCGTCGTCGCCTTCCATCCCGGAGGGGAGCTGGGGCGCGCCGACGAGGTGTTCCGCATCCTGCTCGCCATCTCCGCAGTCGCCCTGCTGCTGACCACCGGCATCGGCTGGGCGGTCGCCGGCCGGATCCTCAAGCCCGTACGTCTGGTGCGGGTCACGGCCGCGGAGCTCACCGAGCGCGACCTCACCCGGCGCATCCCGGTCCACGGCCGCGACGACATCGCGGCCCTCGCCGAGACGTTCAACGCGATGCTCGACCGGCTGGAGCGCGCCTTCGCCGCCCAGCGCGAGTTCGTCGACGACGCCGGACACGAGCTGCGCACCCCGATCACCATCGTGCGCGGCCACCTGGAGCTGATGGGCGACGACCCCGCCGAACGGGAGGAGACCGTCCGCCTGGTCACCGACGAACTCGACCGGATGAGCCGCATCGTCGAGGACCTGCTCCTGCTCGCCAAGACCGAGCGCCCCGACTTCGTCACCCCGGAGCCGGTCCAGCTCGCCGAACTCACCGCCGACGTCTACGTCAAGGCCCGCACCCTCGGCGACCGCGACTGGCAGCTCGCCGAAGTCGCCGACCGCGAGGCCGAGTTGGACCCCCAGCGGATCACCCAGGCCATGGTCCAGCTCGCGCAGAACGCCGTGCAGCACACCACACCCGGCCAGACCATCCGCGTCGGCTCCCGCACCGACGGCTCGCGGATCGAGCTGTACGTCGCCGACTCCGGGCCGGGCGTCCAGCCGCAGGACGCCGACGTGATCTTCGAGCGGTTCCGGCGCGGCACGGCCCGGCGCGGCACACGGGGCTCGGGGGCCGGGCTCGGCCTGTCGATCGTCAAGGCGATCGCGGAAGGGCACGGCGGCCGGGTCCGCCTGCACGACACCGAAGGCGGCGGCGCCACCTTCGTACTGATCCTGGAAGAGGCACGTCCATGA
- a CDS encoding glycerate kinase, translating to MLTRVVVAPSGFKESLSAEAAADAIAAGVLRVLPDAEVDLVPLVDGGEGTAAALAAATGGRLVTVPATGPVGKTITAHFALLGSRDTAVVEMAAVAGLSLVPRDLRDPGATTTYGVGELIRAALDLVPRQATFAPSRRPARTLAAPAESPSTSSTRASGRHAESTHRTPLLNGQTLPAEALGVRRILVGCGDSGTSDGGAGALQALGARLLDLDGRDLPYGGRELTRLHRIDPAGLDPRLKEVELLVACNPYNVLCGERGVARVFGPQKGATPAQVEELSAGLENWADVLTRDLAAADLAVAGTDLRHGPGTGASGGLGAGLAALGAQLLPRFDVLLDHLDLDTRLARADLVVTAEGALDHQTPRGKVPAEVARRAKLYGRPVLALAGTLGEGAHEVPGVDACHGILPGPMALAEALVRASELLTDATERALRMIVLGARLPAQAEVSGTQRPSSVR from the coding sequence ATGCTGACCCGTGTCGTCGTAGCCCCCAGCGGTTTCAAGGAGTCCCTGTCGGCGGAGGCCGCCGCGGACGCCATCGCGGCGGGCGTCCTGCGCGTCCTGCCCGACGCCGAGGTCGACCTCGTCCCGCTCGTGGACGGCGGCGAGGGCACGGCCGCCGCGCTGGCCGCCGCCACCGGGGGCCGGCTCGTCACCGTGCCCGCCACGGGCCCGGTCGGCAAGACCATCACCGCCCACTTCGCGCTGCTCGGCTCCCGGGACACGGCGGTGGTGGAGATGGCGGCGGTCGCGGGCCTCTCCCTCGTCCCGCGCGACCTCCGCGATCCGGGAGCCACGACCACCTACGGCGTCGGTGAGCTGATCCGCGCCGCGCTGGACCTAGTGCCCCGGCAGGCAACGTTCGCCCCGTCGCGACGCCCGGCACGCACTCTCGCCGCACCGGCCGAAAGCCCAAGTACGTCCAGTACGAGGGCTTCCGGCCGGCACGCCGAGAGCACGCACCGGACGCCGCTCCTCAACGGGCAAACGTTGCCTGCCGAGGCACTAGGCGTCCGGCGCATCCTGGTGGGCTGCGGCGACTCCGGTACGTCGGACGGGGGCGCGGGCGCGCTCCAGGCGCTCGGGGCGCGGCTGCTGGACCTCGATGGCCGCGATCTGCCGTACGGCGGACGAGAGTTGACGCGGCTGCACCGCATCGACCCGGCCGGCCTCGACCCCCGCCTGAAGGAAGTGGAGTTGCTCGTCGCCTGCAATCCGTACAACGTGCTGTGCGGCGAGCGGGGCGTGGCCCGGGTCTTCGGGCCGCAGAAGGGCGCGACGCCCGCGCAGGTCGAGGAGCTCTCAGCGGGCCTGGAGAACTGGGCGGACGTCCTCACCCGCGACCTCGCCGCCGCCGACCTCGCCGTCGCCGGCACCGACCTGCGCCACGGCCCCGGCACCGGCGCCTCGGGCGGACTGGGCGCGGGCCTGGCCGCCCTGGGCGCACAGCTCCTCCCCCGCTTCGACGTGCTCCTCGACCACCTCGACCTGGACACCCGCCTGGCCCGCGCCGACCTGGTCGTCACCGCCGAGGGCGCCCTGGACCACCAGACGCCCCGGGGGAAGGTCCCGGCGGAGGTGGCCCGCCGCGCCAAGCTGTACGGGCGACCGGTCCTCGCCCTGGCCGGCACCCTCGGCGAGGGTGCCCACGAGGTGCCGGGCGTCGACGCCTGCCACGGGATCCTGCCGGGCCCGATGGCCCTGGCCGAGGCGCTGGTCCGCGCGAGCGAACTCCTCACGGACGCCACCGAACGCGCCCTGCGGATGATCGTGCTGGGCGCCCGGCTACCGGCTCAGGCGGAGGTGTCCGGGACGCAACGGCCGTCCTCCGTGCGGTAG